The following coding sequences are from one Treponema bryantii window:
- a CDS encoding D-alanyl-D-alanine carboxypeptidase family protein: MSDNKDSKRFRLWHALVAAAALLIFCFCVFTANRAICFKKTVQPVDLSAEQAESLSQFLIENYPSEYQVLKKLPYNIGEPQLDIWAKSAILIDVSNGNILYEKNADAIIPPASMTKLFSMYVVEEEIASGRFSYDQVIPLPPESWACNMPPHSSLMFLGKDQRVTMEELLLGLSICSGNDAAYALAYTVCGSMEEFVERMNLVAQDLGLENTHFVESSGYSEKNQTTAREMAEFAAIYLRRHPQSLHRFHSVLDFTYPKARNLAPGDKPAAQDFSQGLPQKITMAITQDNTNPLLGKLEGCDGLKTGYIDESGYNLALTAVRDETRFLSVTMGGPGKNTREGQAGRVHDGTELMEWAFRNFADYSVELKVHPYLVRSFNSSEKMLRLVPVYSDSTFTVPYVTETSMTENMNSVKVEVKLPDFCWGEVVQGNQYGSIVISAGDYILKEIPLLADRNLKKGNVLLAASDLILSRYKIKIKVN, from the coding sequence ATGTCAGATAATAAAGATTCAAAACGCTTCCGTCTGTGGCATGCCTTAGTTGCTGCAGCAGCTTTACTTATTTTTTGTTTCTGTGTTTTTACAGCAAACCGTGCAATCTGTTTTAAAAAGACCGTTCAGCCAGTTGACCTATCTGCAGAGCAGGCTGAGTCTCTGTCGCAGTTTCTTATTGAAAATTATCCTTCAGAATATCAGGTTCTTAAAAAACTTCCATATAATATTGGAGAGCCTCAGCTGGACATCTGGGCTAAATCAGCTATCTTAATTGATGTTTCAAATGGAAATATTTTATATGAAAAAAATGCCGATGCAATCATTCCTCCTGCATCAATGACAAAACTTTTTTCTATGTATGTTGTAGAAGAAGAAATTGCCAGTGGACGTTTTTCTTATGATCAGGTAATTCCACTTCCTCCTGAAAGCTGGGCCTGCAATATGCCACCTCACAGTTCACTTATGTTTCTTGGAAAAGATCAGCGTGTAACTATGGAAGAACTTTTGCTTGGACTTTCAATCTGTTCCGGTAATGATGCGGCTTATGCTCTGGCTTATACTGTTTGCGGTTCAATGGAAGAATTTGTTGAACGTATGAATCTTGTAGCACAGGATCTTGGGCTTGAAAACACTCACTTTGTAGAAAGCTCTGGTTACAGTGAAAAAAATCAGACTACGGCGCGGGAAATGGCTGAATTTGCGGCAATTTATTTACGCCGTCATCCTCAGTCGCTGCATCGTTTTCACAGCGTTTTAGATTTTACTTATCCGAAAGCAAGAAATCTTGCTCCTGGTGATAAGCCTGCTGCACAGGATTTTTCTCAGGGGCTCCCTCAGAAAATCACAATGGCTATCACTCAGGATAATACAAATCCTCTTCTTGGAAAACTTGAAGGTTGTGACGGTTTAAAGACCGGTTATATAGATGAAAGCGGTTATAATCTTGCGCTCACAGCTGTGCGTGATGAAACCCGTTTTCTTTCTGTTACAATGGGTGGACCTGGAAAGAATACCCGCGAAGGTCAGGCTGGACGTGTGCATGATGGCACAGAGTTGATGGAATGGGCCTTCCGTAATTTTGCAGATTATTCTGTGGAACTTAAGGTTCATCCATATCTTGTACGAAGTTTTAATTCATCAGAAAAAATGCTGCGTCTGGTTCCTGTATATTCTGATTCAACCTTTACTGTTCCGTATGTAACAGAGACTTCTATGACTGAGAATATGAATTCAGTAAAAGTAGAAGTGAAGCTCCCGGATTTTTGCTGGGGTGAGGTAGTGCAGGGTAATCAATATGGTTCTATTGTGATTTCTGCAGGCGATTATATATTGAAAGAGATTCCGCTTCTTGCAGATAGAAATCTAAAAAAAGGAAACGTTTTACTCGCTGCGTCAGACTTGATTTTAAGCAGATATAAGATTAAAATTAAAGTTAATTAA
- a CDS encoding isoamylase early set domain-containing protein, producing the protein MSLKKTFSSDGKKCTVVFTVNPEAAAGATKVFLAGDFNSWDPTSIPMKKDPTGSFSVKKQLETNKEYQFRYCLDGNTWINDWKADKYIRSEFASDDNSVVDTTVPKAPKVSKKPTSKAVNKSVDKKPAAKKPAAKKTTKK; encoded by the coding sequence ATGTCATTAAAGAAAACATTTTCTAGTGATGGAAAAAAGTGTACAGTTGTATTTACAGTGAATCCAGAAGCTGCAGCCGGAGCAACAAAAGTGTTTCTCGCAGGCGATTTTAACAGTTGGGATCCTACTTCAATTCCTATGAAAAAAGATCCGACAGGTTCTTTTTCAGTAAAAAAGCAGCTCGAAACAAATAAAGAATATCAGTTCCGTTACTGCCTTGATGGAAACACATGGATTAACGACTGGAAAGCAGATAAATACATTCGCTCTGAGTTTGCAAGTGATGACAACTCTGTTGTAGATACAACAGTTCCAAAGGCTCCTAAGGTTTCTAAGAAGCCAACATCAAAAGCTGTAAACAAATCAGTTGATAAGAAGCCAGCTGCTAAAAAGCCGGCGGCTAAAAAAACAACAAAAAAATAA
- the asd gene encoding aspartate-semialdehyde dehydrogenase, with product MSEKIKVGVLGATGMVGQRYIKLLENHPWFEVTYVAASPRSAGKPYSEAVKNRWLIGADIPAAVANLIVEDANDEKKALGKCQFVFSALEMGKDEIKALEAAYAAEGIPVVSNASANRWTEDVPMLVPEINYSHLDVIADQKKHHGWDKGFIAVKPNCSLQTYMMPIHALIQAGYPIKRMIVTTLQATSGAGYPGVSSFDMIDNIVPFIGGEEEKTEKECLKILGTVKDGKIENAAGPLVSSTCTRVPVVDGHTACVSLEFDLPEDKKPSLEEIEKIWTSYTSVPQELKLPSAPEHPIVVRHEENRPQPRRDRETEKGMACVIGRLRPCNVFDIKFVALSHNTKRGAALGGILNAELLKAKGFFN from the coding sequence ATGAGTGAAAAGATAAAAGTTGGTGTACTTGGCGCAACAGGAATGGTTGGTCAGCGCTATATTAAGTTGCTGGAAAATCATCCATGGTTTGAAGTAACATACGTTGCAGCTTCTCCACGTTCAGCTGGTAAACCATATTCAGAAGCTGTAAAAAACCGCTGGCTCATTGGTGCAGATATTCCTGCTGCCGTAGCTAACCTCATCGTAGAAGATGCTAACGACGAAAAGAAGGCACTTGGAAAGTGTCAGTTTGTATTCTCTGCCCTCGAAATGGGTAAAGATGAAATTAAGGCTCTTGAAGCTGCTTACGCTGCTGAAGGAATCCCCGTTGTTTCTAACGCATCTGCTAACCGCTGGACAGAGGATGTTCCAATGCTCGTTCCAGAAATCAACTACTCTCACCTCGATGTAATTGCTGATCAGAAAAAGCACCACGGATGGGACAAGGGATTTATCGCTGTAAAGCCTAACTGTTCTCTCCAGACATACATGATGCCAATCCACGCTCTTATTCAGGCTGGATACCCAATCAAGAGAATGATCGTAACAACTCTTCAGGCTACTTCTGGTGCCGGATATCCAGGAGTTTCTTCATTCGATATGATTGATAACATCGTTCCATTTATCGGAGGCGAGGAAGAAAAGACAGAAAAAGAATGTCTTAAGATTCTCGGAACAGTAAAGGACGGAAAGATTGAAAACGCAGCAGGTCCTCTTGTTTCTTCTACATGTACACGTGTACCTGTAGTAGACGGACACACAGCTTGTGTTTCACTTGAATTTGATCTTCCAGAAGACAAAAAGCCTAGCCTGGAAGAAATCGAGAAGATCTGGACTTCATATACATCCGTTCCACAGGAACTCAAACTTCCTAGCGCTCCAGAACATCCAATCGTTGTGCGCCACGAAGAAAACCGCCCACAGCCACGCCGCGACCGCGAGACTGAAAAGGGAATGGCTTGCGTTATCGGACGTCTCCGCCCATGTAACGTATTCGACATCAAGTTTGTAGCATTGAGCCACAATACAAAACGTGGTGCTGCTCTTGGTGGTATTCTTAACGCTGAACTTTTGAAAGCTAAGGGTTTCTTTAACTAG
- the dapA gene encoding 4-hydroxy-tetrahydrodipicolinate synthase, with the protein MSIFRGAFTALITPMKADGSVDFEGFRKNVKHQLQEGIDGLVPLGTTAETPTLDEKPGSEEDQIIQIVFEEVRAFEKETGKKIPIILGAGSNNTKDAVAYCERAKAAGADAALVVTPYYNKPSKEGIYQHFAAVSKVGIPIIVYNIAGRTGLNIPTDLLARIAELPNIAGVKEASGSVAQMMEVIGQIKNKKPDFAVFSGDDSLTLPLVACGGDGIISVASNMIPALMHEMTAAALDGDLKKAREINYRLAPFFKAEFCDGNPSSIKYAMNVKGMPAGSVRLPLVEVTDDAKKIIEKAIKDCNL; encoded by the coding sequence ATGAGTATTTTTCGTGGCGCTTTTACAGCTTTGATTACACCAATGAAGGCTGATGGTTCAGTTGATTTTGAGGGCTTCCGAAAAAATGTCAAACATCAGCTCCAGGAAGGTATAGACGGTCTTGTTCCACTTGGAACCACCGCTGAAACCCCTACCCTCGACGAAAAGCCAGGCAGCGAAGAAGATCAGATTATTCAGATTGTTTTTGAAGAAGTTCGCGCTTTTGAAAAAGAAACAGGCAAAAAGATTCCAATCATTCTTGGTGCCGGATCAAACAATACAAAGGATGCAGTTGCTTATTGTGAACGTGCAAAGGCAGCTGGTGCAGATGCTGCTCTCGTTGTAACTCCATATTACAACAAGCCATCAAAGGAAGGAATCTATCAGCACTTTGCAGCAGTTTCAAAGGTTGGAATTCCAATCATCGTTTACAACATTGCTGGTCGTACAGGTTTGAATATTCCAACTGATTTGCTTGCACGTATTGCAGAGCTCCCTAACATCGCTGGTGTAAAGGAAGCAAGCGGATCTGTTGCTCAGATGATGGAAGTTATTGGTCAGATTAAGAACAAGAAACCTGACTTTGCTGTATTCAGCGGAGACGATTCTTTGACACTTCCTTTAGTTGCATGTGGTGGAGACGGAATTATTTCTGTAGCTTCAAACATGATTCCAGCTTTGATGCACGAAATGACAGCTGCAGCTTTGGATGGAGACCTTAAGAAGGCCCGCGAGATTAACTACAGACTCGCTCCATTCTTCAAGGCAGAGTTCTGTGACGGTAACCCTTCATCAATCAAATATGCAATGAACGTAAAGGGTATGCCAGCTGGTTCTGTAAGACTTCCATTGGTAGAAGTTACCGATGATGCAAAGAAGATCATTGAGAAGGCAATTAAGGACTGTAATTTATAA
- a CDS encoding GGDEF domain-containing protein, with translation MEFTFSTARLLIQTEFAPLVSVLVLIAFIKTNVSFSDSTNRSFLLACAAAILLTASDSMRFISAHMDHPTVYRYISAGVGYALRPMILYRLSVISARYKIKRNRLFTIPLIFCVIISLTSIFPFARGLMFDFNEANKFVRGPFGFLSHIVCVFYAFQVVYYSLKNFNYNKYEPIIVIIMEIAAFTATLMENRYKYDFVLSQVLISSIIFYYFFLLTQTYKRDTLTHFLNRRCFYLELKHLQKEPLIILSMDLNNLKMFNDTQGHAAGDKAIVTVTTEMFKTFNRYAKLYRTGGDEFMAIFRKSSISEVINLVSVFQKNLKKTEYQVACGYASYTPGDDIEKIISLSDERMYENKVNLKQSKNI, from the coding sequence ATGGAGTTTACGTTTTCAACGGCCAGGCTGCTTATTCAAACAGAATTTGCACCTCTGGTATCAGTATTAGTTCTCATAGCTTTTATTAAAACAAATGTCAGTTTTTCTGATTCAACGAACCGTAGCTTTTTACTTGCCTGTGCTGCAGCAATTCTTCTTACCGCCTCTGACAGCATGCGTTTTATTTCAGCTCACATGGATCATCCAACCGTTTACCGATACATTTCGGCTGGCGTTGGTTATGCACTCCGTCCTATGATTCTTTACCGCTTATCAGTAATTTCAGCACGATACAAAATCAAAAGAAACAGACTTTTTACGATTCCTTTGATTTTCTGTGTAATCATTTCACTCACAAGCATTTTCCCGTTTGCACGTGGGCTGATGTTTGATTTTAATGAAGCAAATAAGTTTGTACGAGGGCCTTTTGGATTCTTATCACATATTGTTTGCGTTTTCTATGCCTTCCAGGTAGTTTATTATTCCCTTAAGAATTTTAATTACAATAAATATGAACCGATTATTGTAATCATCATGGAGATTGCAGCGTTTACTGCAACCCTTATGGAAAACCGCTATAAGTATGATTTTGTACTTTCTCAGGTTCTGATTTCTTCTATTATATTTTACTACTTCTTCCTGCTTACACAGACTTACAAGCGTGATACTCTCACTCACTTCCTGAACAGACGCTGTTTTTATCTGGAACTTAAACATCTGCAAAAGGAACCTTTGATTATTCTCTCAATGGATTTGAATAATCTTAAGATGTTTAATGATACTCAGGGCCACGCTGCCGGTGATAAAGCAATTGTTACAGTTACCACAGAAATGTTTAAAACCTTCAATAGATATGCAAAGCTTTACCGCACTGGTGGTGATGAGTTTATGGCGATTTTCCGAAAGAGCAGCATTTCTGAAGTTATAAATCTGGTTTCTGTTTTCCAGAAGAATCTTAAAAAAACTGAGTATCAGGTTGCATGTGGTTATGCAAGTTACACTCCTGGTGACGACATCGAAAAAATAATTTCACTCAGCGATGAGAGAATGTACGAGAATAAAGTAAACTTAAAGCAGAGTAAAAATATTTAG
- a CDS encoding GGDEF domain-containing protein, which produces MERVFSALRTIRNTIFSPKYSLEKRITYAMVFCAMVGEIIGFVESYMIGLPTIAVLLPLISSLLLLALSIWGFKTKKTKLFATISISLTAMILFPLMFFANAGLHGGMPFYFLVAVVCTALALRGKTRIILFILILLEYSGLFVLYQILPQAFIPMSHYDAFIDQLCSMLIASLVLFAFSFIVSKQNYHDRHKIEQLSLLYERQANTDELTGLYNRRYFNNFLKLAILTLGDTGKLHIAMFDIDDFKYVNDKYGHPFGDTVLKRFADILNECITDGVTACRYGGEEFLLLIPKKNKEEALKLVQNVLKQTRQKIILAENRFVTVSAGFMTCTEDMTYDVLLQEVDKKLYTAKNSGKNCVIS; this is translated from the coding sequence ATGGAACGAGTTTTTTCAGCATTAAGGACAATACGCAATACCATATTTTCGCCAAAGTACTCCCTCGAAAAACGAATTACCTACGCAATGGTTTTCTGTGCAATGGTTGGTGAAATTATCGGTTTTGTAGAGTCATATATGATTGGTCTGCCGACAATTGCTGTACTTCTTCCATTGATTTCTTCCCTGCTTCTTCTTGCCCTTTCAATCTGGGGATTTAAAACTAAAAAAACAAAGCTTTTTGCTACTATTTCAATATCTCTTACAGCTATGATTCTTTTTCCGCTGATGTTCTTTGCAAATGCAGGACTTCATGGTGGAATGCCTTTTTATTTTCTCGTAGCTGTAGTCTGTACTGCACTTGCTCTCAGAGGAAAAACCAGAATTATTCTTTTTATTTTAATTCTTCTGGAATATTCAGGTCTTTTTGTTCTTTATCAAATTTTACCACAGGCATTTATTCCAATGTCACATTATGATGCCTTTATAGATCAGCTTTGCAGTATGCTGATTGCAAGCCTTGTACTTTTTGCATTTTCTTTTATTGTTTCAAAACAGAATTATCATGACCGTCATAAGATTGAACAGCTTTCCTTGCTTTATGAACGTCAGGCAAATACAGATGAATTAACAGGGCTTTATAACCGCCGGTATTTCAACAATTTCTTAAAACTTGCAATTCTTACCCTCGGGGACACAGGTAAACTGCATATTGCAATGTTTGATATTGATGATTTCAAGTATGTAAATGATAAATACGGCCATCCTTTTGGAGATACAGTACTTAAAAGATTTGCAGATATTCTTAATGAATGTATTACAGATGGTGTAACCGCCTGCCGTTATGGTGGTGAAGAATTTCTTCTTTTGATTCCAAAGAAAAACAAGGAAGAAGCTCTTAAACTTGTACAGAATGTCCTTAAACAAACCAGACAAAAAATAATTCTTGCTGAAAACCGTTTTGTTACTGTAAGTGCCGGTTTTATGACCTGTACAGAAGACATGACCTACGATGTTCTTTTACAGGAAGTAGACAAGAAACTTTATACAGCAAAGAACTCAGGAAAGAACTGCGTTATTTCTTAA
- the aroC gene encoding chorismate synthase, with translation MKNNGNTFGTNFSVTTFGESHGVALGCIIDGCPAGIELSAEVIQKALNRRRPGVSPDGKLNASVTARTEADAVEILSGVFEGRTTGTPIALEVRNTSQHSKDYGNLDLTFRPGHADYTYDVKYGGCRDYRGGGRSSGRETLARVAGGAVAAQLLAQHGIKITAYTIRAAGISAEKRDLSQIEQNALRAPDNEAAERMNAKIEELRAAGDSAGGIIECIVQGCPVGLGEPAFDKLDANLAKAMLSIGAVKGFEIGDGFAAADSFGSTNNDCMHAENGHPVFDSNHAGGVLGGLSSGADIIFRVAVKPVPSIFKPQQTVRRAGDFGGDGKAQYETTELQIKGRHDICLCPRIVPVVEAMTALVLADFLLRNTH, from the coding sequence ATGAAAAATAATGGTAATACTTTTGGAACAAATTTCTCTGTAACAACCTTTGGTGAAAGCCATGGAGTTGCTCTTGGCTGTATTATTGATGGCTGTCCTGCTGGAATTGAATTGTCGGCAGAGGTGATTCAGAAAGCATTGAACAGACGCCGTCCGGGTGTTTCTCCAGATGGAAAACTGAATGCTTCTGTTACAGCAAGAACTGAGGCTGATGCAGTAGAGATTCTTTCGGGAGTTTTTGAAGGCCGTACAACCGGTACCCCGATTGCGCTGGAGGTTCGCAATACTTCGCAGCATTCAAAAGATTACGGAAATCTGGATTTGACGTTCCGCCCCGGCCATGCTGACTATACTTATGATGTGAAATATGGCGGATGTCGGGATTATCGCGGCGGTGGACGCTCGAGCGGACGGGAAACTCTTGCGCGTGTTGCCGGTGGGGCAGTGGCTGCTCAGCTTCTGGCACAGCATGGAATTAAGATTACTGCATATACAATCCGCGCGGCTGGTATTTCAGCAGAAAAGCGCGACCTTTCACAGATAGAACAGAATGCTTTACGTGCTCCGGACAACGAAGCAGCAGAACGTATGAACGCTAAAATCGAAGAACTCCGAGCTGCCGGAGACAGTGCCGGTGGTATTATCGAATGTATCGTTCAGGGGTGTCCGGTTGGTCTTGGCGAGCCTGCTTTTGATAAACTGGATGCAAATCTTGCAAAGGCTATGCTTAGTATTGGCGCGGTTAAGGGCTTTGAAATTGGCGATGGTTTTGCAGCTGCTGATTCTTTCGGCAGCACAAACAATGACTGTATGCATGCCGAGAATGGTCATCCGGTTTTTGACTCGAACCACGCCGGCGGTGTTTTGGGCGGATTGAGTAGTGGGGCGGATATTATTTTCCGCGTTGCCGTAAAGCCTGTGCCGAGTATTTTTAAGCCGCAGCAGACGGTTCGCCGTGCCGGGGATTTTGGCGGGGACGGTAAAGCTCAATATGAAACAACCGAGCTCCAGATTAAGGGCCGTCACGACATCTGTCTGTGTCCACGCATTGTTCCTGTTGTAGAAGCTATGACAGCCCTTGTACTTGCAGACTTCCTTTTAAGAAATACACACTAG
- a CDS encoding endonuclease MutS2: MNNKTLNEIDYYRLRDEIAGYCVSTEGREKLLQREPLRKSEEIENLKNLSREWSVYFSAGRANPISGWEPVHPLLSIIKARGASLSLEQVHYLGQFVTSINSVRKAIQLHGQELSLKLLAEQVTQLPDITDMEKKIFRIITPDGELRELPEIIAIRKQIASLNAKIRTVMQGFTSDQKLSDVLQSNVPVLRNGRQVLAVKASLQNRIPGIVHEVSQTAQTVYVEPEEAVLCSNELIQKEFELQAVIKKILLELTESLQPSIPAIKQALPVMTLFDTTQAASRWGQSRECNYALPADKEPPLLLKARHPLLGEKAVPIDIRFMDGKRVLIITGPNTGGKTVSLKTFALLSMLNQSGFPIPAAEGTRLPVFSNVFADIGDDQSLDQSLSTFSGHMKNIAQAVNSAKSDTLILLDELGSGTDPQEGTAISMAVLDELIKRKSFVLVTTHQGILKNYGYTNPCCINASVEFNQDTLSPSYHLLMGVPGESHALDIAQKSGLPTEICKAARTYIATEQADVSALIRGLNRKHVELNKVQKEAERLAVEAQEKTDRLKARELELRRLESNLKKGKQQELNDFLIHSRRQLENLVRTLKEGEITREKTLSVKQYIAELTEDTMRLDRKIEAEEEKLARDEQKFEAEQAAAKKHSIGSNKKTKKKMSNAEALKYASSIVTEPAVDSKAQSSQKIAAAPVQISFQPGATVRTSTGTSGVLVEQTKKGVWQVQFGSIKMSMKEKDLKLVQGTEAQNSVPLKADVSIELADDASNGIYERPVFELRLLGMRADEAVRALERQVDLCVLHNFPHFSVIHGKGDGVLMQAVSDYLSHCPVVAEFSKAPAEDGGAGKTYVTLK, from the coding sequence ACAGCGCGAACCTCTTCGAAAATCAGAAGAAATTGAAAATTTAAAAAATCTTAGCCGCGAGTGGAGTGTTTACTTTTCTGCGGGTCGTGCAAATCCTATTAGTGGCTGGGAACCAGTTCATCCGCTTCTCAGTATAATAAAAGCTCGTGGGGCATCTCTCTCTCTCGAACAGGTGCATTATCTTGGTCAGTTTGTAACAAGCATAAACAGCGTTCGTAAAGCAATTCAGCTGCATGGTCAGGAATTGTCATTAAAACTGCTTGCAGAACAGGTTACTCAGCTGCCGGATATTACAGATATGGAAAAAAAGATTTTCCGTATCATTACTCCTGATGGAGAACTACGTGAACTTCCAGAAATAATAGCAATCAGAAAGCAGATTGCAAGCCTTAATGCTAAAATCAGAACTGTTATGCAGGGCTTTACATCTGACCAGAAGCTAAGTGATGTGCTTCAGAGTAACGTTCCGGTATTGAGAAACGGCCGCCAGGTGCTTGCCGTAAAAGCCAGTCTTCAAAACAGAATTCCTGGTATTGTGCATGAGGTAAGCCAGACTGCTCAGACTGTTTATGTAGAACCGGAAGAAGCTGTGCTTTGCAGTAATGAGCTGATTCAAAAAGAGTTTGAACTTCAGGCAGTTATAAAAAAGATTCTGCTTGAGCTTACAGAAAGTCTTCAGCCATCTATTCCGGCAATAAAGCAGGCGCTTCCTGTTATGACATTGTTTGATACTACTCAGGCAGCAAGCCGATGGGGACAGTCTCGCGAATGTAACTATGCACTGCCAGCAGACAAAGAACCGCCTCTTTTACTTAAGGCTAGACACCCGCTTCTTGGGGAAAAAGCTGTGCCTATAGACATCCGCTTTATGGACGGCAAGCGCGTACTTATAATTACAGGACCGAACACCGGCGGAAAAACCGTTTCGCTTAAAACTTTCGCGCTCCTTTCTATGCTAAATCAGTCCGGCTTCCCGATCCCCGCGGCGGAAGGTACCCGTTTACCGGTATTCTCAAACGTCTTTGCTGATATCGGTGATGATCAGTCTCTCGATCAGAGCCTTTCTACCTTCAGCGGTCATATGAAAAATATCGCGCAGGCCGTGAACTCTGCAAAATCCGATACCCTTATCCTTCTGGATGAACTTGGCAGTGGAACCGACCCTCAGGAAGGAACCGCTATCTCAATGGCCGTTCTCGACGAACTTATTAAACGCAAATCTTTCGTGCTTGTAACGACCCATCAGGGCATTTTGAAAAATTACGGCTACACAAATCCGTGCTGTATAAATGCGTCTGTTGAGTTTAATCAGGATACTCTGTCACCGTCATATCACTTGCTTATGGGGGTGCCTGGTGAAAGCCATGCTTTGGATATTGCTCAGAAGAGTGGACTACCAACAGAAATCTGCAAGGCAGCACGTACTTATATTGCAACAGAACAGGCCGATGTTTCAGCTCTTATCCGTGGTCTCAACCGCAAGCACGTAGAACTCAATAAAGTTCAGAAAGAAGCAGAACGTCTCGCCGTGGAAGCTCAGGAAAAAACAGACCGACTTAAGGCCCGCGAACTCGAACTTCGCCGCCTGGAATCAAATCTCAAAAAAGGTAAGCAGCAGGAACTCAATGACTTCCTTATTCACAGCCGCCGTCAGCTTGAAAATCTTGTACGTACTCTCAAGGAAGGTGAGATTACACGAGAGAAAACTCTCAGTGTAAAGCAGTACATTGCCGAGCTTACGGAAGATACAATGCGTCTCGATCGAAAAATCGAAGCCGAGGAAGAAAAACTTGCCCGTGACGAACAGAAGTTTGAGGCAGAGCAGGCAGCTGCTAAAAAGCATTCAATCGGAAGCAACAAGAAAACAAAGAAGAAAATGAGTAATGCCGAAGCATTGAAATATGCAAGTTCGATTGTTACAGAACCTGCTGTGGACAGCAAAGCTCAGAGTTCTCAGAAAATAGCAGCTGCTCCGGTTCAGATATCTTTCCAGCCTGGCGCCACAGTTCGGACAAGTACTGGTACTTCAGGAGTTCTTGTTGAACAGACTAAAAAAGGTGTGTGGCAGGTTCAGTTTGGCAGTATCAAAATGTCAATGAAGGAAAAAGATCTTAAGCTTGTGCAGGGGACAGAAGCTCAGAATTCAGTTCCTCTCAAGGCTGATGTATCCATTGAACTTGCAGATGATGCTTCAAATGGAATTTATGAGAGACCTGTATTTGAATTACGTCTTCTTGGTATGCGTGCAGATGAAGCTGTTCGAGCTCTGGAGCGTCAGGTAGATCTTTGCGTGCTTCATAACTTCCCTCATTTCAGTGTAATTCACGGAAAGGGTGATGGAGTTTTAATGCAGGCAGTTTCAGATTATCTTTCGCACTGTCCGGTAGTAGCAGAGTTCTCAAAAGCTCCTGCCGAAGACGGCGGTGCCGGTAAGACATACGTAACGCTTAAGTGA
- a CDS encoding class I SAM-dependent methyltransferase — protein sequence MDWFESENFWTQFAPIMFDDARWAEAPTVAQYVKDIAKLRDGDSVLDAGCGLGRISVELAALELDVTGVDIIQSELDAARESAEAEGVPLKLINHDLRTFHAPNQFDCAVNLYTSFGYCASVEEDMQILKNIADSVKPGGTFIMECTSRETAVMYWTPGEEFERAGYKVVTHFEVVGAWEGLKSQWTLYPADTDLSKSPASKPVVDHCFVQRLYPASFLRDKLIEFGFSDTKVYGDFDKSPYNEHARTMVLIGIKK from the coding sequence ATGGACTGGTTTGAATCAGAAAACTTCTGGACACAATTTGCACCAATTATGTTTGATGATGCCCGCTGGGCAGAAGCACCAACTGTAGCTCAATACGTAAAGGACATTGCAAAGCTCCGTGACGGGGATTCTGTCCTCGATGCAGGCTGCGGGCTTGGCCGCATTTCCGTTGAACTCGCCGCTCTCGAACTTGACGTAACTGGGGTAGATATAATCCAGAGCGAACTCGATGCCGCCCGCGAATCTGCCGAGGCAGAAGGTGTTCCGCTCAAACTTATCAATCATGATCTTAGAACCTTCCATGCTCCTAATCAGTTTGACTGTGCTGTAAATCTTTATACTTCGTTCGGTTATTGTGCTTCAGTTGAAGAAGATATGCAGATTCTTAAAAACATTGCAGATTCAGTAAAACCCGGCGGTACCTTCATTATGGAATGTACCAGCCGCGAAACTGCAGTTATGTACTGGACTCCAGGCGAAGAATTTGAGAGGGCAGGTTATAAGGTTGTAACACATTTTGAAGTTGTTGGTGCCTGGGAGGGGCTGAAGTCGCAGTGGACACTGTATCCTGCTGATACAGATCTCAGTAAATCACCGGCTTCAAAACCTGTTGTAGATCACTGTTTTGTACAGCGCCTATACCCGGCATCTTTCCTGCGAGACAAACTGATTGAATTCGGGTTTTCTGATACAAAAGTTTATGGAGATTTTGATAAGTCTCCATATAACGAGCATGCCAGAACAATGGTTTTAATTGGAATTAAGAAATAA